A genomic segment from Torulaspora delbrueckii CBS 1146 chromosome 3, complete genome encodes:
- the TUB4 gene encoding gamma-tubulin (similar to Saccharomyces cerevisiae TUB4 (YLR212C); ancestral locus Anc_7.323), producing MAGEIITIQVGQCGNQIGKHFWLQLAKEHGIDKDGQGITNNEEVRDDDTNPFFKLNDSNRYTPRALMLDLEPSAIQDVQNTFPGVFNPRNTWISPEELGAGNSWSKGYDYGLANQETFMNMIDREIDATENFEGFQLLHSVAGGTGSGLGSSLLEAISDSYPKKFLTTYSVFPSDESEVVIQPYNTILTLRRLEENSDASIVFDNNALLNLTSRVFRDPYTSYLHTNQLISATMSAITNPIRFPSYMYNSLPSIFSTLVPTPELHFLVPAFTPFTSDYVSGGKEPKNNTAYDVLLDLIDGSSSLVSNTIDNPTYYNVLCSLVGAVEQNDVLRAIIKAQQRLQFAPWSFSSVHVNVGRRSPYLSAQTHHNHINGLMLANTSAITSLFTKTCKTFDKIFSKGAFLNTFRDGKMFQNGWDEFAESRQVVQDLTEEYLAAEQETYLDGVLLEEENMVGRHDGRLDADGDDNIV from the coding sequence ATGGCCGGCGAGATTATAACCATTCAAGTGGGTCAATGTGGGAATCAGATAGGGAAGCATTTCTGGTTACAGCTAGCTAAAGAGCACGGTATCGATAAGGATGGTCAGGGAATCACGAATAATGAGGAAGTAAGAGACGATGACACAAAcccattcttcaaactAAATGACAGTAATAGATACACACCAAGAGCTCTAATGCTTGACTTGGAGCCAAGTGCAATTCAGGACGTTCAAAACACTTTCCCAGGTGTTTTTAACCCACGAAATACCTGGATTTCTCCAGAGGAACTAGGAGCTGGAAATTCATGGTCAAAGGGTTATGATTATGGGCTGGCGAATCAAGAGACTTTTATGAATATGATCGACAGAGAAATTGACGCGACTGAAAACTTCGAAGGGTTCCAATTACTGCATTCTGTGGCCGGAGGGACTGGCTCTGGTTTAGGATCCAGTCTTCTGGAAGCGATATCTGATAGCTATCCCAAGAAGTTTCTAACAACTTATTCAGTGTTTCCCAGTGATGAATCTGAAGTTGTCATACAACCCTATAACACAATACTGACCCTCAGAAGGCTGGAAGAAAATAGCGACGCCTCGATAGTATTTGATAATAATGCTCTGCTTAACCTCACAAGTAGGGTGTTTAGAGATCCTTACACAAGTTATTTGCATACCAATCAACTAATATCTGCAACGATGTCGGCAATTACGAATCCAATCAGGTTTCCCAGTTATATGTATAATTCGCTGCCTAGCATTTTCTCCACACTAGTGCCGACTCCAGAGCTCCATTTCCTTGTCCCAGCTTTCACACCTTTCACTTCGGATTACGTTTCAGGTGGGAAAGAACCAAAGAACAATACTGCGTATGACGTCCTGCTCGACCTGATCGATGGATCAAGCTCTTTGGTTTCAAACACAATTGACAACCCAACGTACTACAATGTGCTATGTTCCTTAGTGGGAGCAGTTGAACAAAACGACGTATTGCGTGCAATAATAAAGGCTCAACAGCGCTTACAATTTGCGCCTTGGTCCTTTTCATCAGTGCACGTAAACGTGGGAAGACGATCTCCTTACCTTTCCGCTCAAACGCATCACAATCATATTAATGGCCTAATGCTGGCGAACACTTCGGCAATCACGTCTCTTTTCACCAAGACATGCAAGACTtttgacaagattttctCCAAAGGTGCATTTCTTAACACCTTTAGAGATGGCAAAATGTTCCAAAACGGCTGGGACGAATTTGCGGAATCTCGTCAAGTTGTGCAGGACCTAACGGAAGAATATCTTGCCGCCGAACAGGAAACATATCTCGACGGCGTTCTGCTGGAGGAGGAAAACATGGTCGGGCGCCATGATGGTAGACTAGATGCAGACGGTGATGATAATATCGTGTAG
- the COP1 gene encoding coatomer subunit alpha (similar to Saccharomyces cerevisiae COP1 (YDL145C); ancestral locus Anc_7.322) gives MKMLTKFESKSTRAKGIAFHPSRPWVLVALFSSTIQLWDYRMGTLLHRFEDHEGPVRGIDFHPTQPIFVSAGDDYSIKVWSLETNKCLYTLNGHLDYVRTVFFHRELPWIISASDDQTIRIWNWQNRKELACLTGHNHFVMCAQFHPTEDLVVSASLDETIRVWDIAGLRKRHSAPGASSFEDQMASQQNLLDAGFGDCVVKFILEGHTRGVNWASFHPTLPLIVSGGDDRQVKLWRMSSTKAWEVDTCRGHTNNVDSVIFHPHQNLIISVGEDKTLRVWDLDKRTPVKQFKRENDRFWLIAAHPHINLFGAAHDSGIMVFKLDRERPCSVTHQNELIFVNKEKQVQAFDYNNKVSSLPFVSLKHLGQAWNSFKSISYNPSQHSILVNEGNDRFALVLLPKKPTGAVEPSGVLEDAGSFALFVARNRFVVYSKSTESLEVRTLDNKVTKTVKIEGPVNDVVNSGPGCVLLLQPKRVVLLDVQQGKKLAEIALKNVKYVSWSLDGQYAALMSKHTITTVTKRLELINSMHDTIRIKSACWDETGVLIYSTLNHIRYSLLNGERGIIKTLENTLYINKVQGKLIYALDRYGEVKILTIDPTEYRFKKALANKNFPEVLRIIKNSNLVGQNIISYLQKSGFPEIALQFVQDPQTRFDLALEYGNLDVALEEAKKLNNNAVWDKLSKEALMQGDTSLVEMIYQTQKSFDKLSFLYLITGDHVKLSKMQAIAENRGDYASLVANTFFSDSASLRANVFSQLGSLPLAYAISKARGDKAAAASFLEQAEISEEDVVLPDNSSTQGFAKVPVLNEPIKKWPLKKAEPSYFEKALANRMDELSVEEPEELEPTEEESKSATEGDLFDDEALGGEDGAWDLGEEELDIGEEEHGKEEESTEEGAQVDGNMVSTWIKNSKLPGVLVAAGAFDAAAQALNKQAGIVNFEPLRSNFVDIFEGCRTYLASTPSELPAIVGYICEDAEEEDPSAIFPHTPDVNAVTELMNEGFRFFKANKLELAIDSFRKAIYTITLLVVRNDEDEQTARKALEKAKEYILGLSIELKRRSLPTEDVKRNLELAAYFTKAKLSPIHRSNALQVAMSQSFKHKNYVQASFFAAELLKIVPSGPRAEQARKVKDKADSLAYDAIEIDFDPYADFDLCASTYTPIYKGTANVLDPLTGARYHASEKGKIDTIALISKIGAPASGLRIR, from the coding sequence atgaagatgctTACAAAGTTCGAGTCAAAGTCGACCAGAGCCAAGGGGATTGCATTTCATCCCTCTAGGCCATGGGTTCTGGTGGCTTTGTTCTCTTCTACCATACAATTGTGGGATTACAGAATGGGTACTTTGCTACacagatttgaagatcacGAAGGTCCAGTCAGAGGTATCGATTTCCATCCTACTCAGCCGATATTTGTGTCAGCTGGTGACGATTACTCCATCAAGGTATGGTCCTTAGAAACTAACAAATGTCTATACACTCTAAATGGCCATTTGGACTATGTCAGAACTGTTTTCTTCCATCGTGAGTTGCCTTGGATTATCTCTGCATCTGATGATCAAACTATTAGAATCTGGAATTGGCAAAACCGTAAGGAATTGGCTTGTCTAACTGGCCACAACCATTTTGTCATGTGCGCTCAATTCCACCCTACAGAGGATCTTGTGGTTTCCGCATCGCTTGATGAGACTATCAGAGTTTGGGATATTGCAGGCTTAAGAAAGAGACACTCCGCACCAGGTGCATCGAGTTTCGAAGATCAAATGGCTTCGCAGCAGAATTTACTAGATGCTGGTTTTGGTGATTGTGTCGTTAAATTTATCTTGGAAGGTCACACTAGGGGTGTGAATTGGGCTTCTTTCCATCCTACTTTACCACTGATTGTTTCTGGTGGTGACGATCGTCAAGTTAAGTTATGGAGAATGAGTTCTACTAAGGCATGGGAAGTTGATACTTGTAGAGGCCACACAAACAATGTCGACAGCGTCATTTTCCATCCTCATCAAAACCTGATTATCTCTGTCGGTGAGGATAAGACTTTACGAGTATGGGATCTTGATAAGAGAACACCGGTTAAACAgttcaaaagagaaaatgataGATTTTGGCTCATTGCTGCTCACCCTCATATCAATCTTTTCGGTGCAGCTCATGACTCCGGTATCATGGTTTTTAAATTGGATCGTGAAAGACCTTGCAGTGTTACCCATCAGAACGAATTGATTTTTGTCAACAAGGAGAAACAAGTGCAAGCTTTTGACTACAATAACAAGGTCTCATCCTTGCCTTTTGTGTCATTGAAACACCTTGGTCAAGCCTGgaactctttcaagagTATTTCATACAACCCTTCACAACACTCCATATTGGTCAATGAGGGAAATGATAGGTTTGCACTAGTTCTCTTACCAAAGAAGCCAACCGGTGCTGTCGAGCCAAGCGGAGTTCTCGAAGATGCAGGTAGTTTCGCTTTATTCGTCGCTCGTAACAGATTCGTCGTCTACAGCAAATCTACTGAGTCTTTGGAAGTCCGTACCCTTGATAATAAGGTCACCAAAACGGTTAAGATTGAAGGTCCGGTTAATGATGTTGTAAACAGTGGACCTGGTTGCGTACTGCTCTTGCAACCAAAGAGAGTTGTGTTGCTTGATGTCCAGCAAGGTAAAAAACTTGCAGAGATTGCTTTAAAGAACGTCAAGTACGTCTCGTGGTCACTAGACGGGCAATACGCTGCTTTAATGAGCAAACACACAATTACCACGGTTACAAAGAGGCTCGAATTGATTAATTCTATGCACGATACTATAAGGATCAAAAGTGCTTGTTGGGATGAGACTGGTGTCTTAATATATTCCACATTAAACCATATCAGATACAGTTTATTGAATGGTGAAAGAGGTATCATCAAGACACTCGAAAACACTTTGTACATCAACAAAGTTCAAGGCAAACTTATTTACGCGCTAGATCGTTACGGTGAAGTTAAAATTTTGACTATCGATCCAACGGAATACCgtttcaagaaagctctAGCAAATAAGAATTTCCCAGAGGTTTTGCGTATTATCAAAAACTCCAATTTGGTTGGTCAAAACATCATTTCTTATTTGCAAAAGTCTGGATTCCCTGAGATTGCTTTGCAGTTTGTACAGGATCCTCAAACAAGATTTGATCTGGCATTAGAGTATGGTAATCTCGATGTTGCCCTTGAAGAGGCCAAGAAGCTGAACAACAATGCTGTTTGGGACAAGTTGAGTAAAGAGGCTTTGATGCAAGGTGATACTTCATTGGTAGAAATGATCTACCAGACTCAAAAATCCTTTGACAAGTTATCATTCCTATACTTGATTACGGGTGATCATGTGAAGCTGTCAAAGATGCAGGCTATTGCTGAAAATCGTGGAGACTATGCAAGTTTGGTCGCTAACACATTCTTTAGCGACTCTGCATCTCTAAGAGCTAATGTTTTTTCTCAGCTTGGTTCTTTGCCATTGGCTTATGCTATCTCGAAAGCTAGAGGCGACAAAGCCGCTGCCGCCAGTTTCTTGGAGCAGGCCGAAATtagcgaagaagatgttgttTTGCCCGACAACAGCAGCACTCAAGGATTTGCTAAGGTTCCTGTTTTGAACGAACCTATCAAGAAATGGCCGCTAAAAAAAGCAGAGCCATCCTACTTCGAGAAAGCTTTGGCTAACCGTATGGATGAGCTGTCTGTAGAGGAACCCGAAGAGTTGGAACCTACCGAGGAGGAATCTAAATCAGCAACTGAAGGGGACCTGTTTGACGACGAGGCTCTTGGAGGTGAAGACGGCGCCTGGGATCtaggagaagaagaacttgacaTAGGAGAGGAAGAACACGgtaaggaagaagaatcaacCGAAGAAGGAGCACAAGTTGACGGAAACATGGTTAGCACATGGATCAAAAACTCTAAGCTGCCCGGTGTACTAGTGGCCGCAGGTGCATTTGATGCAGCTGCTCAAGCACTAAATAAGCAGGCAGGCATTGTCAACTTCGAGCCTTTAAGATCGAATTTCGTCgacatctttgaaggatgtAGAACATACTTGGCCTCTACACCTTCTGAGCTACCTGCCATCGTTGGTTACATTTGCGAAGACgcagaggaagaggacCCAAGTGCCATCTTTCCTCATACTCCCGATGTTAATGCAGTTACTGAGTTGATGAATGAAGGtttcagatttttcaagGCAAACAAGCTAGAATTAGCTATCGATTCTTTCCGTAAAGCCATCTACACGATAACGCTTCTGGTGGTACGCaatgacgaagatgaaCAAACAGCCAGAAAGGCACTGGAGAAGGCAAAAGAATACATATTGGGACTTTCAATCGAGTTGAAGCGCCGTTCGCTTCCAACAGAGGACGTAAAACGCAACCTAGAGTTAGCAGCATATTTTACCAAGGCTAAGCTGTCACCTATTCACAGAAGCAATGCTCTTCAAGTAGCAATGTCACAGAGTTTCAAGCATAAAAACTACGTCCAGGCGTCATTCTTTGCTGCTGAACTTCTGAAGATAGTGCCTTCCGGACCTCGTGCTGAACAGGCCCGTAAAGTGAAGGACAAGGCTGATTCGTTAGCATATGATGCCATTGAGATCGACTTTGACCCTTACGCTGACTTCGATCTATGTGCTTCAACATACACGCCAATTTACAAAGGAACCGCCAACGTGCTTGACCCATTGACTGGTGCAAGATACCATGCGTCGGAAAAGGGTAAGATTGACACAATCGCGTTGATCTCGAAGATTGGTGCACCAGCCTCTGGTCTAAGGATTCGATAG